One Thomasclavelia spiroformis DSM 1552 DNA window includes the following coding sequences:
- a CDS encoding helix-turn-helix domain-containing protein — translation MIARYKNQGKAGFIHGNRGKMPSTTISQETKNKIVNLYINEYLNTNYTYFCQIIKDKFGYTISDTTINRWLREKNIISPYTRKNTKNKFKKLKKRTK, via the coding sequence ATGATTGCTCGATATAAAAATCAAGGTAAAGCAGGATTTATCCATGGTAATCGCGGTAAAATGCCAAGTACTACTATTTCTCAAGAAACAAAAAATAAAATTGTTAATCTTTATATTAATGAATATTTAAATACCAACTATACTTATTTTTGTCAAATTATAAAAGATAAATTTGGTTACACTATTAGTGATACAACAATCAATCGCTGGCTTAGAGAAAAAAATATCATTTCTCCTTATACTCGAAAAAACACCAAAAATAAATTCAAAAAACTAAAAAAAAGAACAAAATAA